From a single Epinephelus fuscoguttatus linkage group LG18, E.fuscoguttatus.final_Chr_v1 genomic region:
- the LOC125905554 gene encoding E3 ubiquitin/ISG15 ligase TRIM25-like isoform X2, with product MYCRSASVLCLSQSETISLSLSLRGEMAQRVIQLDQEKLSCSICLDLLKDPVTIPCGHSYCMSCIKNYWDEEDQKQIHSCPQCRQTFGPRPALVRNTVLADLVEELKKTGLQAAPADHCYAGPEYVACDFCTGRKLKAVKSCLQCLVSYCEQHLQPHHESPAFEKHRLVDPSKKLQENICTRHNEVMKIFCRTDQQCICYLCSMDEHKGHDTVSAAAEMNEKQKELGATRQKIQQRIQNREKDVKVLQQEVEAINCSADKAVEDSEKVFTDAKQQIRSRQKSGVTLANELQEKLEQEIADLRRKDAELGQLSHAEDHIQFLHNYILLSQLSEATDSSGVKIRPLRCTEDMTAAVSGVRDKLQDILREESTKISLTGSEDVLLAQAEPKTRDEFLKYSCQIRLNENTADTNKMDIRHGLKAKYCENNYNYCRHPDSFSDWPQVLCRESLTGRCYWEVKWGGRGVYIAVAYKTISRKGDESAFGHNDMSWALECFHDSYEFRHKNIITPISAPRSSTVGVYLDHGAGTLCFYSISDSTMTLLYRVQTTFTQPLCPGFGLYVYGASIEICKA from the exons ATGTACTGCAGATCAGCAAGCGTTCTGTGCTTATCTCAGAGTGAAACTATTTCACTCTCACTGTCTCTTCGAGGTGAAATGGCGCAGCGAGTAATTCAGCTGgatcaggaaaaactctccTGTTCGATCTGTCTGGATCTACTGAAGGATCCGGTGACTATTCCCTGTGGACACAGCTACTGTATGAGCTGTATTAAAAACTACTGGGATGAAGAGGATCAGAAGCAAATCCACAGCTGCCCTCAGTGCAGACAGACCTTTGGACCGAGGCCTGCTCTGGTGAGAAACACAGTGTTGGCAGATTTAGTGGAGGAACTGAAGAAGACTGGACTCcaagctgctcctgctgatcaCTGCTATGCCGGACCTGAATATGTGGCCTGTGATTTCTGCACTGGGAGGAAGCTGAAAGCTGTCAAGTCCTGTCTGCAGTGTCTGGTCTCGTACTGTGAGCAGCACCTCCAGCCTCACCATGAATCCCCTGCCTTTGAAAAACACAGGCTGGTGGACCCCTCCAAGAAGCTCCAGGAGAACATCTGTACTCGTCACAATGAGGTGATGAAGATTTTCTGCCGCACTGATCAGCAGTGTATTTGTTATCTTTGCTCCATGGATGAACATAAAGGCCACGACACAgtctcagctgcagcagaaatgaaTGAGAAGCAGAAAGAGCTCGGGGCGACTCGACAAAAGATCCAGCAGAGAATCcagaacagagagaaagatgtgaAGGTGCTtcagcaggaggtggaggctATCAATTGCTCTGCTGATAAAGCTGTGGAGGACAGCGAGAAGGTCTTCACAGACGCGAAGCAGCAGATCAGATCTCGTCAGAAATCCGGGGTGACTCTTGCCAACGAGCTTCAGGAGAAGTTGGAGCAGGAGATCGCTGATCTGAGGAGGAAAGACGCTGAGCTGGGGCAGCTCTCACACGCAGAGGACCACATCCAGTTTTTGCACAATTACATTTTGCTGTCACAACTTAGTGAAGCTACAGATTCATCCGGAGTCAAGATCCGTCCTCTGAGGTGCACTGAGGATATGACTGCAGCTGTGTCAGGGGTCAGAGATAAACTACAGGACATTCTTAGAGAGGAGTCGACCAAGATATCACTGACAGGGTCTGAAGATGTTTTACTGGCACAGGCAGAGCCCAAGACCAGAGATGAATTCCTCAAATATTCATGTCAAATCAGactgaatgaaaacacagcagacaCGAACAAGATGGATATTAGACATGGCCTAAAGGCAAAATACTGTGAAAACAATTACAACTATTGTCGTCACCCAGACAGTTTCTCTGACTGGCCTCAGGTTTTGTGTAGAGAAAGCCTGACTGGGCgttgttactgggag GTGAAGTGGGGAGGGAGAGGTGTTTACATCGCAGTAGCATACAAGACTATCAGTAGAAAAGGTGATGAAAGTGCATTTGGACACAATGACATGTCTTGGGCTTTGGAGTGTTTTCATGATAGTTATGAattcagacataaaaacatcatcactcCCATCTCAGCTCCTCGGTCCTCCACAGTAGGAGTGTACCTGGATCATGGGGCAGGCACTCTGTGTTTCTACAGCATCTCTGACTCTACCATGACTCTCCTCTACAGAGTCCAGAccacattcactcagcctctctgtcctgGATTTGGTTTGTATGTTTATGGAGCCTCCATTGAAATCTGTAAAGCTTAA
- the LOC125905554 gene encoding tripartite motif-containing protein 16-like isoform X5 translates to MYCRSASVLCLSQSETISLSLSLRGEMAQRVIQLDQEKLSCSICLDLLKDPVTIPCGHSYCMSCIKNYWDEEDQKQIHSCPQCRQTFGPRPALVRNTVLADLVEELKKTGLQAAPADHCYAGPEYVACDFCTGRKLKAVKSCLQCLVSYCEQHLQPHHESPAFEKHRLVDPSKKLQENICTRHNEVMKIFCRTDQQCICYLCSMDEHKGHDTVSAAAEMTEKQKELGVTRQKIQQRIQNRDKGVKVLQQEVEAINCSADKAVEDSEKIFTDAKQQIRSRQKSGVTLANELQEKLEQEIADLRRKDAELGQLSNAEDHIQFLHNYILLSRLSEATDSSGVKIRPLRCTEDMTAAVSGVRDKLQDILSEESTKISLTGSEDVLLAQAEPKTRDEFLKYSCQITPDPNTAHECMDTGYRLQASYTEDKYSYPRHPDSFSDWCQILCRESLTGHCYWEVKWGGRGVYIAVAYKTISRKGDESAFGHNDMSWALECFHDSYEFRHKNIITPISAPRSSTVGVYLDHGAGTLCFYSISDSTMTLLYRVQTTFTQPLCPGFGLYVYGASIEICKA, encoded by the exons ATGTACTGCAGATCAGCAAGCGTTCTGTGCTTATCTCAGAGTGAAACTATTTCACTCTCACTGTCTCTTCGAGGTGAAATGGCGCAGCGAGTAATTCAGCTGgatcaggaaaaactctccTGTTCGATCTGTCTGGATCTACTGAAGGATCCGGTGACTATTCCCTGTGGACACAGCTACTGTATGAGCTGTATTAAAAACTACTGGGATGAAGAGGATCAGAAGCAAATCCACAGCTGCCCTCAGTGCAGACAGACCTTTGGACCGAGGCCTGCTCTGGTGAGAAACACAGTGTTGGCAGATTTAGTGGAGGAACTGAAGAAGACTGGACTCcaagctgctcctgctgatcaCTGCTATGCCGGACCTGAATATGTGGCCTGTGATTTCTGCACTGGGAGGAAGCTGAAAGCTGTCAAGTCCTGTCTGCAGTGTCTGGTCTCGTACTGTGAGCAGCACCTCCAGCCTCACCATGAATCCCCTGCCTTTGAAAAACACAGGCTGGTGGACCCCTCCAAGAAGCTCCAGGAGAACATCTGTACTCGTCACAATGAG GTGATGAAGATTTTCTGCCGCACTGATCAGCAGTGTATTTGTTATCTGTGCTCCATGGATGAACATAAAGGCCATGACACAgtctcagctgcagcagaaatgaCTGAGAAGCAGAAAGAGCTCGGGGTGACTCGACAAAAGATCCAGCAGAGAATCCAGAACAGAGACAAAGGTGTGAAGGTGCTtcagcaggaggtggaggctATCAATTGCTCTGCTGATAAAGCTGTGGAGGACAGTGAGAAGATCTTCACAGACGCGAAGCAGCAGATCAGATCTCGTCAGAAATCCGGGGTGACTCTTGCCAACGAGCTTCAGGAGAAGTTGGAGCAGGAGATCGCTGATCTGAGGAGGAAAGACGCTGAGCTGGGGCAGCTCTCAAACGCAGAGGACCACATCCAGTTTTTGCACAATTACATTTTGTTGTCACGACTTAGTGAAGCTACAGATTCATCCGGAGTGAAGATCCGTCCTCTGAGGTGCACTGAGGATATGACTGCAGCTGTGTCAGGGGTCAGAGATAAACTACAGGACATTCTTAGTGAGGAGTCGACCAAGATATCACTGACAGGGTCTGAAGATGTTTTACTGGCACAGGCAGAGCCCAAGACCAGAGATGAATTCCTCAAATATTCATGTCAAATTACACCAGATCCAAACACAGCACACGAATGCATGGACACTGGGTATAGACTACAAGCATCATACACTGAAGACAAGTACAGCTATCCTAGACACCCAGACAGTTTCTCTGACTGGTGTCAGATTTTGTGTAGAGAAAGCCTGACTGGGCATTGTTACTGGGAGGTGAAGTGGGGAGGGAGAGGTGTTTACATCGCAGTAGCATACAAGACTATCAGTAGAAAAGGTGATGAAAGTGCATTTGGACACAATGACATGTCTTGGGCTTTGGAGTGTTTTCATGATAGTTATGAattcagacataaaaacatcatcactcCCATCTCAGCTCCTCGGTCCTCCACAGTAGGAGTGTACCTGGATCATGGGGCAGGCACTCTGTGTTTCTACAGCATCTCTGACTCTACCATGACTCTCCTCTACAGAGTCCAGAccacattcactcagcctctctgtcctgGATTTGGTTTGTATGTTTATGGAGCCTCCATTGAAATCTGTAAAGCTTAA
- the LOC125905554 gene encoding tripartite motif-containing protein 16-like isoform X4 has translation MYCRSASVLCLSQSETISLSLSLRGEMAQRVIQLDQEKLSCSICLDLLKDPVTIPCGHSYCMSCIKNYWDEEDQKQIHSCPQCRQTFGPRPALVRNTVLADLVEELKKTGLQAAPADHCYAGPEYVACDFCTGRKLKAVKSCLQCLVSYCEQHLQPHHESPAFEKHRLVDPSKKLQENICTRHNEVMKIFCRTDQQCICYLCSMDEHKGHDTVSAAAEMNEKQKELGATRQKIQQRIQNREKDVKVLQQEVEAINCSADKAVEDSEKIFTDAKQQIRSRQKSGVTLANELQEKLEQEIADLRRKDAELGQLSNAEDHIQFLHNYILLSRLSEATDSSGVKIRPLRCTEDMTAAVSGVRDKLQDILSEESTKISLTGSEDVLLAQAEPKTRDEFLKYSCQITPDPNTAHECMDTGYRLQASYTEDKYSYPRHPDSFSDWCQILCRESLTGHCYWEVKWGGRGVYIAVAYKTISRKGDESAFGHNDMSWALECFHDSYEFRHKNIITPISAPRSSTVGVYLDHGAGTLCFYSISDSTMTLLYRVQTTFTQPLCPGFGLYVYGASIEICKA, from the exons ATGTACTGCAGATCAGCAAGCGTTCTGTGCTTATCTCAGAGTGAAACTATTTCACTCTCACTGTCTCTTCGAGGTGAAATGGCGCAGCGAGTAATTCAGCTGgatcaggaaaaactctccTGTTCGATCTGTCTGGATCTACTGAAGGATCCGGTGACTATTCCCTGTGGACACAGCTACTGTATGAGCTGTATTAAAAACTACTGGGATGAAGAGGATCAGAAGCAAATCCACAGCTGCCCTCAGTGCAGACAGACCTTTGGACCGAGGCCTGCTCTGGTGAGAAACACAGTGTTGGCAGATTTAGTGGAGGAACTGAAGAAGACTGGACTCcaagctgctcctgctgatcaCTGCTATGCCGGACCTGAATATGTGGCCTGTGATTTCTGCACTGGGAGGAAGCTGAAAGCTGTCAAGTCCTGTCTGCAGTGTCTGGTCTCGTACTGTGAGCAGCACCTCCAGCCTCACCATGAATCCCCTGCCTTTGAAAAACACAGGCTGGTGGACCCCTCCAAGAAGCTCCAGGAGAACATCTGTACTCGTCACAATGAGGTGATGAAGATTTTCTGCCGCACTGATCAGCAGTGTATTTGTTATCTTTGCTCCATGGATGAACATAAAGGCCACGACACAgtctcagctgcagcagaaatgaaTGAGAAGCAGAAAGAGCTCGGGGCGACTCGACAAAAGATCCAGCAGAGAATCcagaacagagagaaagatgtgaAG GTGCTtcagcaggaggtggaggctATCAATTGCTCTGCTGATAAAGCTGTGGAGGACAGTGAGAAGATCTTCACAGACGCGAAGCAGCAGATCAGATCTCGTCAGAAATCCGGGGTGACTCTTGCCAACGAGCTTCAGGAGAAGTTGGAGCAGGAGATCGCTGATCTGAGGAGGAAAGACGCTGAGCTGGGGCAGCTCTCAAACGCAGAGGACCACATCCAGTTTTTGCACAATTACATTTTGTTGTCACGACTTAGTGAAGCTACAGATTCATCCGGAGTGAAGATCCGTCCTCTGAGGTGCACTGAGGATATGACTGCAGCTGTGTCAGGGGTCAGAGATAAACTACAGGACATTCTTAGTGAGGAGTCGACCAAGATATCACTGACAGGGTCTGAAGATGTTTTACTGGCACAGGCAGAGCCCAAGACCAGAGATGAATTCCTCAAATATTCATGTCAAATTACACCAGATCCAAACACAGCACACGAATGCATGGACACTGGGTATAGACTACAAGCATCATACACTGAAGACAAGTACAGCTATCCTAGACACCCAGACAGTTTCTCTGACTGGTGTCAGATTTTGTGTAGAGAAAGCCTGACTGGGCATTGTTACTGGGAGGTGAAGTGGGGAGGGAGAGGTGTTTACATCGCAGTAGCATACAAGACTATCAGTAGAAAAGGTGATGAAAGTGCATTTGGACACAATGACATGTCTTGGGCTTTGGAGTGTTTTCATGATAGTTATGAattcagacataaaaacatcatcactcCCATCTCAGCTCCTCGGTCCTCCACAGTAGGAGTGTACCTGGATCATGGGGCAGGCACTCTGTGTTTCTACAGCATCTCTGACTCTACCATGACTCTCCTCTACAGAGTCCAGAccacattcactcagcctctctgtcctgGATTTGGTTTGTATGTTTATGGAGCCTCCATTGAAATCTGTAAAGCTTAA
- the LOC125905554 gene encoding tripartite motif-containing protein 16-like isoform X3, whose translation MYCRSASVLCLSQSETISLSLSLRGEMAQRVIQLDQEKLSCSICLDLLKDPVTIPCGHSYCMSCIKNYWDEEDQKQIHSCPQCRQTFGPRPALVRNTVLADLVEELKKTGLQAAPADHCYAGPEYVACDFCTGRKLKAVKSCLQCLVSYCEQHLQPHHESPAFEKHRLVDPSKKLQENICTRHNEVMKIFCRTDQQCICYLCSMDEHKGHDTVSAAAEMNEKQKELGATRQKIQQRIQNREKDVKVLQQEVEAINCSADKAVEDSEKIFTDAKQQIRSRQKSGVTLANELQEKLEQEIADLRRKDAELGQLSNAEDHIQFLHNYILLSRLSEATDSSGVKIRPLRCTEDMTAAVSGVRDKLQDILSEESTKISLTGSEDVLLAQAEPKTRDEFLKYSCQITPDPNTAHECMDTGYRLQASYTEDKYSYPRHPDSFSDWCQILCRESLTGHCYWEVKWGGRGVYIAVAYKTISRKGDESAFGHNDMSWALECFHDSYEFRHKNIITPISAPRSSTVGVYLDHGAGTLCFYSISDSTMTLLYRVQTTFTQPLCPGFGLYVYGASIEICKA comes from the exons ATGTACTGCAGATCAGCAAGCGTTCTGTGCTTATCTCAGAGTGAAACTATTTCACTCTCACTGTCTCTTCGAGGTGAAATGGCGCAGCGAGTAATTCAGCTGgatcaggaaaaactctccTGTTCGATCTGTCTGGATCTACTGAAGGATCCGGTGACTATTCCCTGTGGACACAGCTACTGTATGAGCTGTATTAAAAACTACTGGGATGAAGAGGATCAGAAGCAAATCCACAGCTGCCCTCAGTGCAGACAGACCTTTGGACCGAGGCCTGCTCTGGTGAGAAACACAGTGTTGGCAGATTTAGTGGAGGAACTGAAGAAGACTGGACTCcaagctgctcctgctgatcaCTGCTATGCCGGACCTGAATATGTGGCCTGTGATTTCTGCACTGGGAGGAAGCTGAAAGCTGTCAAGTCCTGTCTGCAGTGTCTGGTCTCGTACTGTGAGCAGCACCTCCAGCCTCACCATGAATCCCCTGCCTTTGAAAAACACAGGCTGGTGGACCCCTCCAAGAAGCTCCAGGAGAACATCTGTACTCGTCACAATGAGGTGATGAAGATTTTCTGCCGCACTGATCAGCAGTGTATTTGTTATCTTTGCTCCATGGATGAACATAAAGGCCACGACACAgtctcagctgcagcagaaatgaaTGAGAAGCAGAAAGAGCTCGGGGCGACTCGACAAAAGATCCAGCAGAGAATCcagaacagagagaaagatgtgaAGGTGCTtcagcaggaggtggaggctATCAATTGCTCTGCTGATAAAGCTGTGGAGGACAGCGAGAAG ATCTTCACAGACGCGAAGCAGCAGATCAGATCTCGTCAGAAATCCGGGGTGACTCTTGCCAACGAGCTTCAGGAGAAGTTGGAGCAGGAGATCGCTGATCTGAGGAGGAAAGACGCTGAGCTGGGGCAGCTCTCAAACGCAGAGGACCACATCCAGTTTTTGCACAATTACATTTTGTTGTCACGACTTAGTGAAGCTACAGATTCATCCGGAGTGAAGATCCGTCCTCTGAGGTGCACTGAGGATATGACTGCAGCTGTGTCAGGGGTCAGAGATAAACTACAGGACATTCTTAGTGAGGAGTCGACCAAGATATCACTGACAGGGTCTGAAGATGTTTTACTGGCACAGGCAGAGCCCAAGACCAGAGATGAATTCCTCAAATATTCATGTCAAATTACACCAGATCCAAACACAGCACACGAATGCATGGACACTGGGTATAGACTACAAGCATCATACACTGAAGACAAGTACAGCTATCCTAGACACCCAGACAGTTTCTCTGACTGGTGTCAGATTTTGTGTAGAGAAAGCCTGACTGGGCATTGTTACTGGGAGGTGAAGTGGGGAGGGAGAGGTGTTTACATCGCAGTAGCATACAAGACTATCAGTAGAAAAGGTGATGAAAGTGCATTTGGACACAATGACATGTCTTGGGCTTTGGAGTGTTTTCATGATAGTTATGAattcagacataaaaacatcatcactcCCATCTCAGCTCCTCGGTCCTCCACAGTAGGAGTGTACCTGGATCATGGGGCAGGCACTCTGTGTTTCTACAGCATCTCTGACTCTACCATGACTCTCCTCTACAGAGTCCAGAccacattcactcagcctctctgtcctgGATTTGGTTTGTATGTTTATGGAGCCTCCATTGAAATCTGTAAAGCTTAA
- the txnl1 gene encoding thioredoxin-like protein 1, whose product MVGVKVIGSDPDFQPELAAAGSRLALVKFTMAGCPPCIRIAPAFNMLSNKYPQVVFLEVDVHVCQATAAANNITATPMFLFFRNRVRVDQYQGVEVAGLEEKIKQHTENDPGNSEDSDIPKGYMDLMPFVNKAGCECLNESDDCGFDNCLIKDSTYMESDCDEQLLITMAFNQPVKLFSMKLLSSDFAQAPKVMKVFINLPRSMGFDDAERSEATQVLELSEEDYKDDGLIPLRYVKFQNVQSVTLFVKSNQGDEETTKINYLTFIGTPVQATNMSDFKRVTGKKGESH is encoded by the exons ATGGTCGGTGTTAAAGTGATCGGGAGCGACCCGGACTTCCAGCCGGAGCTAGCGGCCGCCGGCTCCAGGCTCGCCTTGGTGAAGTTTACAATGGCTGG gTGTCCACCCTGTATCAGAATAGCTCCAGCTTTCAACATGTTGAGTAACAAGTACCCACAGGTCGTCTTCCTCGAAGTAGATGTACATGTCTGTCAG gcaacagcagcagccaacaacaTCACAGCCACACCGATGTTCTTGTTCTTCAGGAACCGGGTTCGGGTGGACCAGTATCAGGGAGTGGAAGTTGCAGGTCTGGAGGAGAAGATCAAACAGCACACGGAAAACGACCCGGGAAACAGCGAGGACTCGGACATTCCAAAGGGATAC atgGACCTCATGCCGTTTGTCAACAAAGCCGGCTGCGAGTGCCTCAACGAGAGCGACGACTGTGGCTTCGATAACTGCTTAATCAAAGACTCCACCTACATGGAGTCCGACTGTGATGAACAG TTGCTGATAACTATGGCCTTCAACCAGCCTGTGAAGCTCTTCTCTATGAAGCTCCTGTCCTCAGACTTTG CCCAAGCCCCTAAGGTGATGAAGGTGTTCATCAATCTCCCCCGGTCGATGGGTTTTGACgacgccgagcggagtgaagcCACTCAGGTTTTGGAGCTCTCAGAGGAGGACTACAAAGACGATGGTTTGATTCCTCTGCGCTACGTCAAGTTTCAGAATGTACAGAGTGTTACG TTGTTCGTCAAGTCAAACCAAGGAGACGAGGAGACGACAAAAATCAACTACCTTACATTCATAGGCACTCCAGTACAGGCCACCAACATGAGCGACTTCAAGAGG GTTAcaggaaagaaaggagagagtCACTGA
- the LOC125905554 gene encoding tripartite motif-containing protein 16-like isoform X1: MHTVPPLPGIKQAVIVPPSSSCSQTQPILSVYISCFLHPPQICQCTDGCNQHAVTCKSWHLMYCRSASVLCLSQSETISLSLSLRGEMAQRVIQLDQEKLSCSICLDLLKDPVTIPCGHSYCMSCIKNYWDEEDQKQIHSCPQCRQTFGPRPALGRNTVLADLVEELKKTGLQAAPADHCYAGPEYVACDFCTGRKLKAVKSCLQCLVSYCEQHLQPHHEIVPLKKHRLVDPSKKLQENICTRHNEVMKIFCRTDQQCICYLCSMDEHKGHDTVSAAAEMTEKQKELGVTRQKIQQRIQNRDKGVKVLQQEVEAINCSADKAVEDSEKIFTDAKQQIRSRQKSGVTLANELQEKLEQEIADLRRKDAELGQLSNAEDHIQFLHNYILLSRLSEATDSSGVKIRPLRCTEDMTAAVSGVRDKLQDILSEESTKISLTGSEDVLLAQAEPKTRDEFLKYSCQITPDPNTAHECMDTGYRLQASYTEDKYSYPRHPDSFSDWCQILCRESLTGHCYWEVKWGGRGVYIAVAYKTISRKGDESAFGHNDMSWALECFHDSYEFRHKNIITPISAPRSSTVGVYLDHGAGTLCFYSISDSTMTLLYRVQTTFTQPLCPGFGLYVYGASIEICKA; this comes from the coding sequence ATGCACACAGTGCCTCCTCTTCCTGGAATAAAGCAAGCTGTCATAGtccctccctcttcttcctGCTCCCAAACACAGCCAATCCTCTCAGTCTACATATCCTGCTTCCTCCACCCACCACAGATCTGCCAGTGTACAGATGGGTGTAACCAGCATGCTGTGACCTGCAAGAGTTGGCATCTTATGTACTGCAGATCAGCAAGCGTTCTGTGCTTATCTCAGAGTGAAACTATTTCACTCTCACTGTCTCTTCGAGGTGAAATGGCGCAGCGAGTAATTCAGCTGgatcaggaaaaactctccTGCTCGATCTGTCTGGATCTACTGAAGGATCCGGTGACTATTCCCTGTGGACACAGCTACTGTATGAGCTGTATTAAAAACTACTGGGATGAAGAGGATCAGAAGCAAATCCACAGCTGCCCTCAGTGCAGACAGACCTTTGGACCAAGGCCTGCTCTGGGGAGAAACACAGTGTTGGCAGATTTAGTGGAGGAACTGAAGAAGACTGGACTCcaagctgctcctgctgatcaCTGCTATGCCGGACCTGAATATGTGGCCTGTGATTTCTGCACTGGGAGGAAGCTGAAAGCTGTCAAGTCCTGTCTGCAGTGTCTGGTCTCGTACTGTGAGCAGCACCTCCAGCCCCACCATGAAATTGTTCCATTAAAGAAACACAGGCTGGTGGACCCCTCCAAGAAGCTTCAGGAGAACATCTGTACTCGTCACAATGAGGTGATGAAGATTTTCTGCCGCACTGATCAGCAGTGTATTTGTTATCTGTGCTCCATGGATGAACATAAAGGCCATGACACAgtctcagctgcagcagaaatgaCTGAGAAGCAGAAAGAGCTCGGGGTGACTCGACAAAAGATCCAGCAGAGAATCCAGAACAGAGACAAAGGTGTGAAGGTGCTtcagcaggaggtggaggctATCAATTGCTCTGCTGATAAAGCTGTGGAGGACAGTGAGAAGATCTTCACAGACGCGAAGCAGCAGATCAGATCTCGTCAGAAATCCGGGGTGACTCTTGCCAACGAGCTTCAGGAGAAGTTGGAGCAGGAGATCGCTGATCTGAGGAGGAAAGACGCTGAGCTGGGGCAGCTCTCAAACGCAGAGGACCACATCCAGTTTTTGCACAATTACATTTTGTTGTCACGACTTAGTGAAGCTACAGATTCATCCGGAGTGAAGATCCGTCCTCTGAGGTGCACTGAGGATATGACTGCAGCTGTGTCAGGGGTCAGAGATAAACTACAGGACATTCTTAGTGAGGAGTCGACCAAGATATCACTGACAGGGTCTGAAGATGTTTTACTGGCACAGGCAGAGCCCAAGACCAGAGATGAATTCCTCAAATATTCATGTCAAATTACACCAGATCCAAACACAGCACACGAATGCATGGACACTGGGTATAGACTACAAGCATCATACACTGAAGACAAGTACAGCTATCCTAGACACCCAGACAGTTTCTCTGACTGGTGTCAGATTTTGTGTAGAGAAAGCCTGACTGGGCATTGTTACTGGGAGGTGAAGTGGGGAGGGAGAGGTGTTTACATCGCAGTAGCATACAAGACTATCAGTAGAAAAGGTGATGAAAGTGCATTTGGACACAATGACATGTCTTGGGCTTTGGAGTGTTTTCATGATAGTTATGAattcagacataaaaacatcatcactcCCATCTCAGCTCCTCGGTCCTCCACAGTAGGAGTGTACCTGGATCATGGGGCAGGCACTCTGTGTTTCTACAGCATCTCTGACTCTACCATGACTCTCCTCTACAGAGTCCAGAccacattcactcagcctctctgtcctgGATTTGGTTTGTATGTTTATGGAGCCTCCATTGAAATCTGTAAAGCTTAA